A stretch of Tripterygium wilfordii isolate XIE 37 chromosome 11, ASM1340144v1, whole genome shotgun sequence DNA encodes these proteins:
- the LOC120008406 gene encoding gibberellin receptor GID1C-like, which translates to MAGSNDVNLIECKMVVPLNTWVLISNFKLAYTLLRRPDGTFNRHLAEFLDRKVPANLNPVDGVFSFDVIIDKSTGLLSRIYRPVDADENPPSIAELEKPVSPEVVVPVIIFFHGGSFAHSSANSAIYDTLCCRLVGICKAIVVSVNYRRAPENPYPCAYDDGWTALKWVNSRTWLQSKDSKVHVYLVGDSSGGNIVHHVALQAVESEIEVLGNILLNPMFGGKERTESERRLDGKYFVSIQDRDWYWQAFLPEGEDRDHPACNPFGPKGKSVEGVKFPKSLVVVAGLDLVQDWQLAYADGLKKAGQVVKLMYLERATIGFYLLPNNNHFHSVMNEISEFVCSNCQ; encoded by the exons ATGGCCGGGAGCAATGATGTCAACCTCATTGAGTGCAAG ATGGTGGTTCCTCTGAATACATGGGTTCTCATCTCCAATTTCAAGCTAGCTTACACTCTTCTTCGACGTCCCGATGGCACTTTTAATCGCCATTTGGCAGAGTTTCTTGACAGGAAAGTCCCAGCAAATTTGAACCCAGTCGATGGGGTTTTCTCATTTGATGTCATCATTGACAAGAGCACTGGCCTACTTAGCAGGATCTATAGACCAGTCGATGCGGATGAAAATCCACCAAGTATTGCTGAACTTGAGAAGCCTGTGAGCCCTGAGGTTGTTGTCCCTGTGATAATTTTCTTCCATGGTGGAAGCTTTGCCCATTCATCTGCAAACAGTGCTATATATGACACGCTATGTTGTCGACTGGTCGGCATTTGTAAGGCTATTGTGGTTTCTGTGAACTACCGGCGTGCACCTGAAAATCCATACCCATGTGCATATGATGATGGATGGACAGCTCTTAAGTGGGTTAATTCTAGAACTTGGCTTCAAAGTAAGGACTCAAAAGTACATGTATATCTGGTTGGGGATAGCTCTGGCGGTAACATTGTACACCATGTTGCGCTACAAGCAGTGGAATCAGAAATTGAAGTGTTGGGAAATATTCTGCTAAACCCAATGTTTGGAGGGAAAGAGAGAACCGAGTCTGAAAGGCGGTTAGATGGGAAATACTTTGTCAGCATCCAAGACCGGGATTGGTATTGGCAAGCCTTTCTTCCCGAGGGAGAAGATAGGGACCATCCGGCATGTAATCCATTTGGTCCCAAGGGCAAAAGCGTTGAAGGAGTGAAGTTTCCAAAGAGTCTTGTTGTTGTGGCTGGTTTAGACCTTGTTCAGGACTGGCAGTTGGCTTATGCTGATGGGCTCAAGAAGGCTGGTCAAGTGGTGAAACTCATGTATTTGGAGAGAGCAACAATCGGGTTCTACTTGTTGCCGAATAACAATCACTTCCATTCTGTCATGAATGAGATAAGTGAATTTGTGTGCTCTAATTGTCAGTAG
- the LOC120008982 gene encoding histone H2AX, which translates to MSSTGGGSTKGGRGKPKATKSVSRSSKAGLQFPVGRIARFLKAGKYAERVGAGAPVYLSAVLEYLAAEVLELAGNAARDNKKNRIVPRHIQLAVRNDEELSKLLGSVTIANGGVLPNIHQTLLPKKMGKGKGEIGSASQEF; encoded by the exons ATGAGTTCCACCGGTGGAGGCTCGACAAAGGGAGGACGAGGAAAGCCGAAGGCGACGAAGTCGGTTTCGCGATCGTCGAAGGCAGGGCTTCAGTTTCCCGTCGGCAGGATTGCCAGGTTTCTTAAGGCCGGAAAGTATGCTGAGCGTGTCGGGGCTGGAGCTCCGGTCTATCTTTCTGCCGTTCTTGAATACCTTGCGGCCGAG GTTCTGGAGCTTGCAGGGAACGCAGCCAGAGACAACAAGAAGAATCGTATAGTGCCAAGGCACATACAGCTTGCGGTAAGGAACGATGAAGAGCTGAGCAAGCTTTTGGGTTCGGTGACAATCGCGAATGGTGGTGTGTTGCCCAACATTCACCAGACTCTTCTCCCCAAGAAGATGGGCAAGGGCAAAGGCGAAATTGGATCTGCATCCCAAGAGTTCTAG
- the LOC120008787 gene encoding meiosis-specific nuclear structural protein 1-like, with protein MTKKKSNPQSKHLKNQEEAAVLDQPKALSTQSSMDDHEEKLQNLKSLNSLILKETVQKRQQVESLVKAKEGLQAGLTLAGEENVGLMLEKDLLLVFVETQMGFEFDGLVRQRSESESVIGLLKSEMNGVMSDLESERGKLRQVCQERDLLKGEMAKLNREYELLLEEKLEREEDIEAIRRESEVVKINLGEMEIVTENMKREIESIVKEKEEIEGEKKGQILVISELEKEVQKLNEIIRNLGKEGEVVHKKALDLEKIYSQAMEQKRVRENEFDALVAEKKEKENAFQRLREDKYSCETLYRMAQMEIENFRESREKLIQEKNEIEEAKLGKDREAVELHKEVGELRDIISELQESCRNQEEGNNQLLSEISRCRDVNAQVMFERDEAQKALDEERKNIVDLRSRVMEIEKKMEGTVAELACVSSSREKLIEEKGEMENQMRLVCEEKDLLQKNLLEVRQGICDLRAKMEALEFRSERALTMLKNTAAFVRLEKNGEGVLNNEQKLADQMESYAAELEAIKDAFTDKEMAVKDLKQQLECMQNSLARAHKRKSLWTVISSATTIFAAASVAYAAKGR; from the coding sequence TGAAATCACTTAACTCTCTTATTCTTAAAGAGACCGTTCAGAAGAGACAGCAGGTTGAGTCTCTGGTGAAGGCGAAAGAGGGGTTGCAGGCTGGGTTGACTCTAGCCGGCGAGGAAAATGTGGGTTTGATGTTGGAGAAGGATCTGTTATTGGTTTTTGTGGAGACCCAGATGGGTTTTGAATTTGATGGGTTGGTGAGACAGaggagtgagagtgagagtgtgATTGGATTGCTGAAGAGCGAAATGAACGGGGTGATGAGTGATCTGGAAAGCGAGAGGGGCAAGTTGAGGCAGGTTTGCCAAGAAAGGGATTTGTTGAAGGGGGAAATGGCAAAGTTAAATAGGGAATATGAACTGCTATTGGAGGAGAAACTAGAGAGGGAGGAAGATATTGAGGCCATTAGAAGGGAAAGTGAAGTGGTTAAGATTAACTTAGGGGAAATGGAAATAGTTACTGAAAATATGAAGAGAGAGATTGAAAGTATTGTGAAAGAAAAGGAGGAAATTGAGGGCGAGAAAAAGGGGCAGATACTTGTGATTTCTGAGTTGGAGAAAGAAGTACAGAAGCTGAATGAGATAATACGGAATTTGGGGAAGGAAGGTGAAGTTGTACACAAGAAGGCTCTAGATTTGGAGAAGATTTATAGTCAGGCTATGGAGCAAAAAAGGGTAAGAGAGAatgagtttgatgctttggttgcagagaagaaagagaaagaaaatgcaTTCCAGAGGTTAAGGGAGGACAAGTATTCATGTGAGACGTTGTACAGGATGGCACAAATGGAAATAGAGAATTTTAGGGAATCAAGAGAGAAATTGATTCaagagaaaaatgaaattgagGAGGCGAAACTTGGCAAAGACCGTGAAGCTGTTGAGTTACACAAAGAGGTTGGTGAGTTAAGAGACATTATATCTGAATTGCAAGAGTCGTGCAGAAACCAAGAAGAGGGGAATAATCAATTGTTGTCTGAAATCAGCCGCTGTAGAGATGTCAATGCTCAAGTAATGTTTGAGAGGGATGAGGCTCAAAAGGCTCTGGATGAGGAGAGAAAGAACATAGTGGATTTGAGGTCAAGGGTTATGGAAATAGAAAAAAAGATGGAAGGTACTGTTGCAGAGTTGGCTTGTGTAAGCAGTTCACGGGAGAAGCTAATTGAGGAAAAGGGGGAGATGGAAAACCAAATGAGACTGGTTTGTGAGGAAAAGGATTTATTGCAAAAGAATCTATTGGAGGTTCGACAAGGAATTTGTGATTTAAGGGCTAAAATGGAAGCCCTTGAATTTCGTTCAGAGCGGGCATTGACCATGTTGAAGAATACTGCTGCATTTGTGCGTCTAGAAAAGAATGGAGAGGGAGTACTTAATAATGAACAGAAGCTGGCAGATCAGATGGAGTCATATGCAGCTGAGCTGGAAGCCATCAAGGATGCATTCACAGACAAAGAGATGGCAGTGAAGGATTTAAAGCAGCAACTTGAGTGTATGCAGAATTCTCTTGCGCGGGCACATAAGAGGAAGAGCTTATGGACTGTGATATCTTCAGCCACAACTATTTTTGCTGCAGCATCTGTTGCATATGCTGCCAAAGGACGCTGA